In Helianthus annuus cultivar XRQ/B chromosome 9, HanXRQr2.0-SUNRISE, whole genome shotgun sequence, the following are encoded in one genomic region:
- the LOC110876532 gene encoding ATP-dependent DNA helicase PIF1-like, whose translation MIVNASLNSSYIWRYCQVLKLTENMRLRVGCQEADLKEIKEFGEWILKLGDGLLGEENDGEIDIEIPDDLLIHDQVNPISSLISFIYPDKNKFLWDLTYFQQREILAPTNEVADSINKELLESLPGEEKVYFSSNSLCQSEEESELNMAWFPPDVLNNLRLSGLPNHKLVLKLGAPVMLLRNIDQANGLCNGTRLQVMRLGKVVIKAKIITGTNIGHHTLISRLKMTPSDKRIPMKISQRQFPLSLCFAMTISKSQGQSLERVGLYLPRPVFRHGQLYVAVCRVKSRKGLKVLICDKDKRVCTTTTNVVYKEVLQNL comes from the coding sequence ATGATAGTCAATGCTTCTTTGAATTCTTCTTATATATGGCGATACTGTCAAGTACTAAAGCTAACTGAGAATATGAGATTAAGAGTTGGTTGTCAGGAAGCAGATTTGAAAGAAATAAAGGAATTTGGAGAATGGATTTTAAAGCTTGGTGATGGTCTGCTTGGTGAAGAAAATGATGGTGAGATAGATATTGAAATACCAGATGATCTACTTATTCATGACCAAGTCAATCCTATTTCTTCTCTCATTTCATTTATATATCCGGACAAGAATAAGTTTTTGTGGGATTTAACGTATTTCCAACAAAGAGAGATTCTCGCTCCAACTAATGAAGTAGCGGATTCAATAAATAAAGAGTTGTTAGAGAGTCTGCCCGGTGAAGAAAAGGTttattttagttcaaatagtttatGCCAATCTGAGGAAGAATCAGAGCTTAATATGGCATGGTTTCCTCCTGATGTGTTAAACAATCTTCGTTTATCTGGTTTACCTAACCATAAATTAGTACTGAAACTTGGTGCTCCAGTGATGTTACTCAGAAACATTGATCAGGCAAATGGATTGTGTAATGGTACACGTTTACAAGTCATGAGGCTTGGAAAAGTTGTGATTAAAGCAAAAATTATCACAGGGACTAATATAggtcatcatactttgatttcaagACTTAAGATGACACCTTCTGATAAAAGAATACCAATGAAGATTTCTCAAAGACAATTCCCACTTTCACTGTGTTTTGCTATGACAATAAGTAAAAGTCAAGGACAATCATTGGAGCGTGTTGGTTTATATCTTCCACGTCCAGTGTTTAGGCATGGCCAGCTCTATGTTGCTGTATGTAGAGTAAAAAGTAGGAAGGGGTTGAAAGTTTTGATTTGTGATAAAGACAAACGAGTCTGTACAACCACTACTAATGTGGTTTACAAAGAAGTTTTACAAAATCTATGA
- the LOC110876531 gene encoding uncharacterized protein LOC110876531, producing MSDEMLADSVVKKIHGIFKDYIDHGDAIFVCSKCDAMLWEDEILRGNKKCKKTSYSLCCSNGDVELPPPPTPPPLLRHLYKSHTSQSRNFMDNIRAYNMMFSFTSLGGKVDKSYQRGKVPYVFRLQGQNYHRMGSLLPDDGEEPKFSQLYIYDSQNEVVNRQKAVSSQIECKITRNNQLDSTTIKGLKDMLDSCNPLVQPFRMVRDCFQENEFQDVSLKLIGTRDKDGRVHNLPTTSEIAALITGDFDGAFDKRDIVVRKKSGGLQRISDLHPSYLALQYPLIFPYAEDGYRVGIKHRGIPINNGVLRTNLTIREFFCYKIQDRQNQFSLLLNAKKLFQQFLVDGYTMIESARLNYIRSQQPKLRTQSLENFNATVESGENNASSCGKPILLPSSFTSGSRYMMQKYLDAMAICKSVGYPNLFITVTCNPNWPEIYRCLHDKALNAEDRPDLISRLFKCILDHLIKDFKKDKFFGDIQAVMYTVEFQKRGLPHAHICFFLGAESKFPTTSDIDRVISAEIPDKERDPELYELVKQFMSHGPCGSIKYLFKNINKGSDRVTASVFQANSPNNDTEKNVAVDEIKAYLDCRYISACEAAWRIFMYNLHYRSPAVEVLPFHCEDGQSIVYNDHDNLCDIVTDPTVKMTMFTEWMNCNKVDEFARTLRYVQFPGYYVWNAKNRKWNRRKHPYRSIGRIHYVPTSLGDCYYLRILLNHIKGPTCFEDIKTVDGQVFGTFKDACFARGLLDDDKEYVIAVKEASTWSTGDFLRTFFVMLLLSNSISRPGVFWSETKSLLCEDILYQQRKITGIADLDLQQEELENICLSEIEKLLLTNGSTVRNFDDMPSVPDKYDRLALQREHDGYLKCLTAEQERIYIIVMEANEKGDEGVFFVYGYGGTGKTFLWKTFSAALRSKGEVVLNVASSGIASLLLDGGRTAQSMFVIPININENSICSIEPNTGLGDLIKRATLIIWDEAPMTHKHCFEALDRTMRDISRSSQPNMESKPFGGKVILFGGDFRQILPGHP from the exons ATGAGTGATGAGATGTTAGCAGATTCTGTGGTTAAGAAGATTCATGGAATTTTTAAAG ATTATATTGATCATGGAGATGCCATCTTTGTGTGTTCTAAATGTGATGCAATGTTATGGGAAGATGAAATACTTAGGGGAAATAAAAAATGTAAGAAAACATCCTATTCTCTTTGTTGTTCAAATGGAGATGTTGAGCTACCACCGCCGCCTACACCTCCTCCATTACTACGTCATTTATATAAAAGTCATACATCACAGTCTCGCAATTTCATGGATAATATTCGAGCATATAACATGATGTTTTCCTTCACATCTCTTGGTGGGAAGGTTGACAAAAGTTATCAGAGAGGTAAAGTTCCTTATGTATTTAGACTACAAGGTCAGAATTATCATCGAATGGGTAGTCTACTTCCGGACGATGGGGAAGAACCCAAATTCTCACAGCTTTACATATATGATTCACAAAACGAAGTGGTAAATCGTCAAAAAGCAGTAAG TTCTCAGATAGAATGCAAAATTACAAGAAACAACCAGCTTGATAGTACAACCATCAAGGGTCTTAAAGATATGTTGGATTCTTGCAATCCTCTTGTCCAGCCCTTCAGAATGGTAAGAGATTGTTTTCAAGAAAATGAGTTTCAAGATGTAAGCTTGAAGCTTATTGGAACAAGAGATAAGGATGGAAGAGTTCACAATTTGCCAACAACATCAGAAATTGCTGCATTAATAACTGGTGATTTTGATGGAGCATTTGATAAACGGGATATTGTTGTTAGAAAGAAGTCTGGTGGTCTTCAAAGAATTAGTGATCTTCATCCCTCTTACCTTGCTTTGCAATATCCACTGATTTTCCCATATGCAGAAGATGGTTATAGAGTTGGTATTAAACATAGAGGGATTCCGATTAATAATGGGGTACTTAGAACCAATCTTACAATTAGAGAATTCTTTTGTTACAAAATTCAAGATAGACAGAATCAATTTTCATTGTTACTTAATGCGAAAAAACTATTTCAGCAGTTTTTGGTTGATGGATACACGATGATAGAATCTGCCAGGTTGAATTATATAAGGTCACAACAACCTAAACTTAGAACACAAAGTCTTGAGAACTTTAATGCTACTGTTGAAAGTGGAGAGAATAATGCCTCAAGTTGTGGTAAACCTATACTTTTACCTTCATCATTTACAAGTGGTTCTAGATATATGATGCAAAAGTACTTGGATGCTATGGCAATTTGCAAGTCTGTTGGATATCCCAATTTATTCATAACGGTGACTTGTAATCCAAACTGGCCTGAGATTTACAGGTGTTTGCACGATAAAGCTCTTAATGCTGAAGACAGGCCGGATCTTATCTCGAGATTATTCAAATGTATATTGGATCATCTTATAAAAGATTTCAAGAAAGATAAATTCTTTGGTGATATACAAGCAG TTATGTATACAGTGGAATTTCAGAAGCGTGGACTCCCACATGCTCACATATGTTTTTTCTTGGGTGCTGAAAGCAAATTTCCAACTACATCTGATATTGATCGTGTTATTAGTGCTGAGATACCAGATAAAGAAAGAGATCCTGAATTATATGAGCTTGTCAAGCAATTTATGAGTCATGGACCATGTG GTTCtatcaaatatttgtttaaaaatattaataAGGGGTCTGATAGAGTCACGGCTTCTGTTTTTCAAGCCAATAGCCCCAACAATGATACGGAAAAGAATGTAGCTGTAGATGAGATAAAAGCATACCTTGATTGTAGATATATCTCTGCTTGTGAAGCTGCTTGGAGAATATTCATGTATAATTTACATTATAGATCTCCAGCTGTTGAAGTATTACCTTTTCATTGTGAAGATGGTCAGAGTATTGTGTATAACGATCATGATAATTTGTGTGATATTGTTACAGATCCAACTGTGAAAATGACAATGTTCACAGAGTGGATGAATTGTAATAAAGTCGATGAATTTGCCAGGACATTGAGGTATGTTCAGTTTCCGGGATATTATGTATGGAATGCTAAAAATCGCAAATGGAATCGAAGAAAGCATCCGTATAGATCAATTGGGAGGATACATTATGTCCCAACATCACTTGGTGATTGTTATTACCTAAGGATTTTACTGAATCATATTAAGGGACCAACCTGTTTTGAAGATATAAAAACAGTTGATGGACAAGTTTTTGGAACATTTAAAGATGCATGTTTTGCACGGGGACTGTTGGATGATGATAAGGAATATGTTATTGCTGTCAAAGAAGCTAGCACATGGTCAACCGGAGATTTCTTGAGGACTTTTTTTGTAATGTTGTTGCTGTCAAATTCGATATCTCGTCCTGGTGTTTTTTGGTCAGAAACGAAGTCCCTGTTATGTGAAGACATTCTGTATCAGCAACGAAAGATAACTGGTATTGCAG ATTTGGATCTTCAACAAGAAGAACTTGAAAATATCTGTCTATCTGAAATTGAAAAGTTGCTACTTACCAATGGAAGTACAGTGAGAAATTTTGATGATATGCCAAGTGTTCCGGACAAGTATGACAGACTAGCACTTCAAAGGGAACATGATGGTTATCTAAAGTGTTTAACTGCCGAACAGGAAAGGATATATATAATTGTTATGGAAGCGAATGAAAAAGGTGATGAAGGTGTGTTTTTTGTATATGGTTATGGTGGAACTGGAAAGACGTTTCTTTGGAAGACATTCTCAGCTGCATTAAGATCAAAAGGTGAAGTTGTATTGAATGTTGCATCTAGTGGAATTGCTTCACTTTTGCTGGATGGTGGTAGAACTGCTCAGTCAATGTTTGTAATTCCAATCAACATTAATGAGAATTCAATATGTTCGATAGAGCCTAATACTGGGTTAGGTGATTTAATTAAAAGAGCAACTTTGATTATTTGGGATGAAGCACCTATGACTCACAAGCATTGTTTCGAGGCTCTTGATAGAACAATGAGAGACATATCACGTTCCAGTCAACCGAACATGGAATCCAAGCCGTTTGGGGGAAAGGTCATTCTATTTGGTGGTGATTTTAGACAAATTCTTCCAGGTCATCCCTAA